In Cyprinus carpio isolate SPL01 chromosome A14, ASM1834038v1, whole genome shotgun sequence, a single window of DNA contains:
- the LOC109101636 gene encoding N-acetyllactosaminide beta-1,3-N-acetylglucosaminyltransferase 2-like — MASCLCRYRQRILFFCSPCILLLPVYIYVSISLCYVMKHGPPGAHVVHSVLPTRFTASGLKHSRDLAPHPAKSFWRSELDSSALWNNIQFETDLQYNPILRPHLAANASSVSYNTGVGCSPNYEINNIMHDYTNLPNQMKNFVTTMHCRDYPLLIDPLDVCDPQAKKWPLILLMAIKTQTANFDNREAIRETWGRSGKIKTRSGNQRLVRRVFLLGKSEDLHIEEKLHLESEKYGDIIQWDFMDTFFNLTLKDVLFWDWFSRRCPHAHFIFKGDDDVFVRTPAVLDYVLAEAANRSFSNGSRQANKMETFVVGDVISNAAPIRSNGTKYYIPESFYEGLYPSYPGGGGVLYSGSLAHRLLEVSQRVHLFPIDDVYLGMCLQRLGVYPIHHPAFLTFDFPKDEAKEPCANHTMLLVHKRSPAEMFQLWTETSTPSPECRNAMLRVKPRPD, encoded by the coding sequence ATGGCTTCATGTCTGTGTCGATACCGCCAGCGGATCTTGTTCTTCTGTTCGCCGTGCATATTGCTGCTCCCAGTCTACATATATGTCTCAATTTCTTTGTGCTATGTCATGAAACATGGGCCACCTGGTGCACATGTTGTTCATTCTGTGCTGCCGACACGTTTTACTGCCAGCGGTCTCAAACACTCCAGAGATCTGGCTCCTCATCCTGCGAAATCCTTCTGGAGAAGCGAGCTAGATAGTAGCGCTCTGTGGAACAACATCCAGTTCGAGACGGATCTCCAGTATAACCCCATCCTAAGGCCTCACCTGGCTGCAAATGCATCCAGTGTTTCTTACAACACTGGGGTTGGATGTTCTCCAAATTATGAGATTAACAATATAATGCATGATTATACCAATCTACCAAACCAGATGAAGAATTTTGTGACCACCATGCACTGTCGAGACTATCCGCTGCTCATAGATCCTTTAGATGTTTGTGATCCTCAAGCAAAGAAATGGCCACTGATATTGCTCATGGCCATCAAAACTCAGACTGCAAACTTTGATAACAGGGAAGCCATACGAGAAACTTGGGGCCgttcaggaaaaataaaaaccagAAGTGGAAATCAAAGGCTCGTTCGCAGGGTCTTCCTTCTGGGGAAGTCCGAAGACTTGCATATTGAAGAGAAATTGCATTTAGAGAGTGAAAAATATGGTGATATCATCCAGTGGGACTTTATGGACACTTTCTTCAACCTCACCTTGAAGGATGTGCTGTTCTGGGACTGGTTCTCAAGGCGTTGCCCACATGCCCATTTCATTTTTAAGGGTGACGATGATGTATTTGTGAGGACACCTGCTGTCCTAGACTATGTGCTGGCTGAAGCGGCAAACAGAAGCTTCTCAAATGGATCCAGGCAGGCAAATAAAATGGAGACATTTGTTGTGGGGGACGTGATCAGCAATGCTGCACCTATACGCTCTAATGGGACCAAGTACTACATCCCGGAGAGTTTCTATGAAGGGCTGTACCCATCATACCCTGGTGGAGGAGGGGTGCTTTACTCTGGTTCTCTGGCACATAGGCTTTTGGAGGTATCACAGAGGGTTCATCTGTTCCCCATTGATGACGTCTACCTGGGTATGTGTCTTCAGAGACTGGGAGTTTACCCTATCCACCACCCTGCCTTCCTCACCTTTGACTTCCCCAAAGATGAGGCCAAGGAACCCTGTGCGAATCACACCATGCTGCTGGTGCACAAGCGAAGCCCAGCTGAGATGTTCCAACTTTGGACTGAAACATCGACACCCAGCCCTGAATGCAGAAATGCAATGCTGAGAGTCAAACCTAGACCTGACTGA
- the LOC109101637 gene encoding probable RNA-binding protein EIF1AD, producing the protein MSKATKRKHVVKEVLEDCVIPTEDQHIMRVLGSNGNNLHEAVTGSGERFLVSMPTKFRKNIWIKRGDFVIVDPIKEGGKVKGEISFILYRDHIQSLRKVGVWPEGFQEDCASSERNGEKPKERSERKTEEEEEGDSDSEDDDSDLFVNTNRATVLYSESEEETDEEDDSNGDKEEEDDGEGRALKTA; encoded by the exons ATGTCAAAGGCAACCAAACGCAAGCACGTAGTCAAAGAAGTTCTGGAGGACTGTGTCATACCCACTGAAGACCAGCACATCATGAGG GTCTTAGGAAGTAATGGCAATAATTTGCATGAAGCCGTGACTGGCAGCGGCGAGCGCTTCCTGGTCAGTATGCCTACTAAATTCCGCAAGAACATCTGGATCAAACGag GAGACTTTGTCATTGTTGATCCCATTAAAGAAGGAGGGAAGGTGAAAGGAGAAATAAGCTTCATACTTTACAGGGACCATATTCAGTCCCTGAGAAAAGTTGGTGTCTG GCCAGAAGGATTCCAGGAGGATTGCGCATCCAGTGAGAGAAACGGTGAAAAACCGAAAGAAAGAAGTGAAAGAAAAacggaggaggaagaggagggtgaCAGCGATTCTGAGGATGACGACAGCGATCTTTTTGTAAACACCAATCGTGCCACTGTTCTCTACAGTGAAAGTGAGGAAGAGACTGATGAGGAGGATGACAGTAATGGTGACAAAGAAGAGGAAGATGACGGTGAAGGAAGAGCATTAAAAACTGCATGA
- the LOC109101643 gene encoding dnaJ homolog subfamily C member 4-like isoform X1, with amino-acid sequence MKILIYIIIYFYWSIMQLEAHLRLSQGCLWFCKRSQRLFSLCTARRSSTNYYELLGVKPDASMEKIKNAFFDQSKKLHPDSDPSNPGLHSQFVRLNEAYRVLSREGSRRDYDLRLRYQYAAGPTYRSSSSANSPSAEAAESMRYWEQFRQAQPQENTAEEREKRKKRNMRLVGYCMLTMLLSLSVHYFGFRKLEELHNNFMDEKDRIITDIYNKSKERARVNGFKKQQEILRQKHAEFLERYKIRSDGEDK; translated from the exons ATGAAG ATTCTCATCTATATTATAATCTATTTCTACTGGAGCATCATGCAGTTGGAGGCTCATCTTCGTCTCTCTCAGGGTTGTTTGTGGTTCTGTAAACGTTCTCAGCGGCTGTTCTCACTTTGTACTGCGCGCAG GTCATCAACCAATTACTATGAACTTCTTGGGGTGAAACCAGATGCTTCgatggaaaaaattaaaaatgcattcttcGACCAATCCAAAAAG TTGCACCCTGACAGTGACCCATCCAATCCTGGTCTGCACAGTCAGTTTGTGCGGCTGAACGAGGCGTACAGGGTGCTGAGCAGAGAAGGGTCCAGACGAGATTATGACCTCAGGCTGAGGTACCAGTATGCTGCAGGTCCAACCTACAGATCCTCCAGCTCCGCCAACAGCCCCAG TGCGGAGGCCGCAGAGAGCATGCGTTACTGGGAGCAGTTCAGACAGGCGCAGCCTCAGGAGAACACAGCTGAAGAGcgggaaaagagaaagaaacgcAACATGCGTTTGGTTGGCTACTGCATGCTAACCATGCTACTCAGTCTCTCCGTACACTACTTTGGGTTCAG GAAACTGGAAGAGCTCCATAATAACTTCATGGATGAGAAGGATAGAATCATCACTGATATCTATAACAAATCCAAAGAAAGAGCCAG AGTGAACGGCTTTAAGAAGCAGCAGGAGATCCTGAGACAGAAGCACGCTGAGTTCCTGGAGAGATACAAGATCCGCAGTGATGGAGAAGATAAATAA
- the LOC109101643 gene encoding dnaJ homolog subfamily C member 4-like isoform X3, which yields MKILIYIIIYFYWSIMQLEAHLRLSQGCLWFCKRSQRLFSLCTARRSSTNYYELLGVKPDASMEKIKNAFFDQSKKLHPDSDPSNPGLHSQFVRLNEAYRVLSREGSRRDYDLRLRYQYAAGPTYRSSSSANSPSAEAAESMRYWEQFRQAQPQENTAEEREKRKKRNMRLVGYCMLTMLLSLSVHYFGFRVNGFKKQQEILRQKHAEFLERYKIRSDGEDK from the exons ATGAAG ATTCTCATCTATATTATAATCTATTTCTACTGGAGCATCATGCAGTTGGAGGCTCATCTTCGTCTCTCTCAGGGTTGTTTGTGGTTCTGTAAACGTTCTCAGCGGCTGTTCTCACTTTGTACTGCGCGCAG GTCATCAACCAATTACTATGAACTTCTTGGGGTGAAACCAGATGCTTCgatggaaaaaattaaaaatgcattcttcGACCAATCCAAAAAG TTGCACCCTGACAGTGACCCATCCAATCCTGGTCTGCACAGTCAGTTTGTGCGGCTGAACGAGGCGTACAGGGTGCTGAGCAGAGAAGGGTCCAGACGAGATTATGACCTCAGGCTGAGGTACCAGTATGCTGCAGGTCCAACCTACAGATCCTCCAGCTCCGCCAACAGCCCCAG TGCGGAGGCCGCAGAGAGCATGCGTTACTGGGAGCAGTTCAGACAGGCGCAGCCTCAGGAGAACACAGCTGAAGAGcgggaaaagagaaagaaacgcAACATGCGTTTGGTTGGCTACTGCATGCTAACCATGCTACTCAGTCTCTCCGTACACTACTTTGGGTTCAG AGTGAACGGCTTTAAGAAGCAGCAGGAGATCCTGAGACAGAAGCACGCTGAGTTCCTGGAGAGATACAAGATCCGCAGTGATGGAGAAGATAAATAA
- the LOC109101643 gene encoding dnaJ homolog subfamily C member 4-like isoform X2, translated as MQLEAHLRLSQGCLWFCKRSQRLFSLCTARRSSTNYYELLGVKPDASMEKIKNAFFDQSKKLHPDSDPSNPGLHSQFVRLNEAYRVLSREGSRRDYDLRLRYQYAAGPTYRSSSSANSPSAEAAESMRYWEQFRQAQPQENTAEEREKRKKRNMRLVGYCMLTMLLSLSVHYFGFRKLEELHNNFMDEKDRIITDIYNKSKERARVNGFKKQQEILRQKHAEFLERYKIRSDGEDK; from the exons ATGCAGTTGGAGGCTCATCTTCGTCTCTCTCAGGGTTGTTTGTGGTTCTGTAAACGTTCTCAGCGGCTGTTCTCACTTTGTACTGCGCGCAG GTCATCAACCAATTACTATGAACTTCTTGGGGTGAAACCAGATGCTTCgatggaaaaaattaaaaatgcattcttcGACCAATCCAAAAAG TTGCACCCTGACAGTGACCCATCCAATCCTGGTCTGCACAGTCAGTTTGTGCGGCTGAACGAGGCGTACAGGGTGCTGAGCAGAGAAGGGTCCAGACGAGATTATGACCTCAGGCTGAGGTACCAGTATGCTGCAGGTCCAACCTACAGATCCTCCAGCTCCGCCAACAGCCCCAG TGCGGAGGCCGCAGAGAGCATGCGTTACTGGGAGCAGTTCAGACAGGCGCAGCCTCAGGAGAACACAGCTGAAGAGcgggaaaagagaaagaaacgcAACATGCGTTTGGTTGGCTACTGCATGCTAACCATGCTACTCAGTCTCTCCGTACACTACTTTGGGTTCAG GAAACTGGAAGAGCTCCATAATAACTTCATGGATGAGAAGGATAGAATCATCACTGATATCTATAACAAATCCAAAGAAAGAGCCAG AGTGAACGGCTTTAAGAAGCAGCAGGAGATCCTGAGACAGAAGCACGCTGAGTTCCTGGAGAGATACAAGATCCGCAGTGATGGAGAAGATAAATAA